A single region of the Solwaraspora sp. WMMD406 genome encodes:
- a CDS encoding transposase, producing MSRTVKRAFKYRFHPAPGQAAELARTFGCVRLVYNKALAARAEAWTLRRERVTYRATSAMLTAWKKTDELAFLGDVSCVPLQQALRHLQTASTNFWAKRARYPTFKSRKRSRRSAEYTTSAFRWRDGRLTLAKMTAPLDIVWSRPLPEGAVPSTVTVSQDPAGRWYVSLLCDDRIEHVPASGAVGVDAGLDSLFTLSTGEKIANPRYERRDHQRLARAQRNLARKARGSANRAKARLAVARVHARIADRRRDHPHKLTTRLVRDTQTIVIEDLTVRNMVANHSLARAISDAGWRQFRTMLANKTAWYGRDLVVVDRWFPSTRRCSACGVLAEHLPLAVRSWTCRCGRTHDRDVNAARNLLAEGLSVIACGGGVRPHRESSSRTGRSSVKQEPPGATQGIPVLEL from the coding sequence GTGTCCAGGACCGTGAAGCGGGCGTTCAAGTACCGCTTCCACCCCGCCCCCGGGCAGGCGGCCGAGCTCGCCCGGACGTTCGGTTGTGTCCGGCTGGTCTACAACAAGGCCCTGGCCGCCCGCGCCGAGGCGTGGACCCTGCGGCGGGAACGGGTCACCTACCGGGCGACGTCGGCGATGCTGACCGCGTGGAAGAAGACCGACGAACTCGCCTTCCTCGGCGACGTCTCCTGCGTCCCTCTGCAGCAGGCGCTGCGGCACCTGCAGACCGCGTCCACCAACTTCTGGGCGAAACGGGCCCGGTATCCGACGTTCAAGTCGAGGAAGCGGTCGCGGCGGTCGGCGGAGTACACGACCAGCGCGTTCCGGTGGCGCGACGGCCGGCTGACCCTGGCGAAGATGACCGCACCGTTGGACATCGTGTGGTCGCGTCCGTTGCCGGAGGGTGCGGTGCCGTCGACGGTGACCGTGTCGCAGGACCCGGCGGGCCGCTGGTACGTCTCCCTGCTCTGCGACGACCGGATCGAGCACGTGCCGGCGTCGGGTGCGGTCGGGGTCGACGCCGGCCTCGACAGCCTGTTCACCCTGTCCACCGGGGAGAAGATCGCCAACCCCCGGTATGAACGCCGCGACCACCAGCGGCTGGCCCGCGCCCAGCGCAACCTCGCCCGGAAAGCCCGAGGTTCGGCGAACCGGGCCAAAGCCCGGCTGGCGGTGGCCCGCGTGCATGCCCGGATCGCCGACCGCCGCCGCGACCACCCGCACAAGCTGACCACTCGGCTCGTTCGTGACACCCAAACGATCGTGATCGAGGATTTGACCGTCCGTAACATGGTCGCCAACCACAGTCTGGCCCGCGCGATCTCGGATGCGGGCTGGCGGCAGTTCCGAACCATGCTGGCAAACAAGACCGCCTGGTACGGCCGGGACCTGGTGGTCGTGGACCGCTGGTTCCCGTCGACCCGGCGGTGTTCGGCCTGCGGCGTACTGGCCGAACACCTGCCGTTGGCGGTCCGGTCGTGGACCTGCCGGTGCGGGCGGACCCACGACCGGGACGTCAACGCGGCCCGCAACCTTCTCGCGGAGGGGCTCTCCGTGATTGCCTGTGGAGGCGGTGTAAGACCTCACCGGGAGTCCTCCTCTCGGACGGGGCGGTCGTCGGTGAAGCAGGAACCCCCTGGGGCGACCCAGGGAATCCCCGTCCTTGAGCTTTAG
- a CDS encoding YbhB/YbcL family Raf kinase inhibitor-like protein, which yields MNLDRPVAPSPYDLLPPVGAFTVTSADIADGEPIAKTHIFTGAGGENLSPQLSWSGFPAETRGFTVTCYDPDAPTGCGFWHWLLVNLPASVTELAQGAGSAPEQVAAGAFSVRNDFGNPRYDGSAPPAGDRPHRYIFAVHALDVETLDVGPDASAAYVGFNLTFHTLARATLTATYQNLG from the coding sequence ATGAACCTGGACCGTCCTGTCGCACCCAGCCCGTACGACCTGTTGCCGCCGGTCGGCGCGTTCACCGTGACCAGCGCCGACATCGCCGACGGCGAGCCGATCGCCAAGACGCACATCTTCACCGGCGCCGGCGGCGAGAACCTCTCCCCGCAGCTGTCCTGGTCCGGCTTTCCGGCCGAGACCCGAGGGTTCACCGTCACCTGCTACGACCCGGACGCGCCGACCGGCTGCGGATTCTGGCACTGGCTGCTGGTCAACCTGCCGGCGTCGGTGACCGAACTGGCCCAGGGTGCCGGCAGCGCACCAGAGCAGGTGGCCGCCGGGGCGTTCAGCGTCCGCAACGACTTCGGCAACCCCCGGTACGACGGATCCGCCCCGCCGGCCGGCGACCGGCCGCACCGCTATATTTTCGCCGTACACGCCCTCGACGTGGAGACGCTCGACGTCGGGCCGGACGCGTCGGCGGCGTACGTCGGATTCAATCTGACGTTCCACACCCTGGCCCGGGCCACCCTCACCGCGACGTACCAGAACCTCGGCTGA
- a CDS encoding MMPL family transporter, whose amino-acid sequence MATLLYRLGRTAVRKRHLVVAIWLIALVALGSAALAFRGPTASNFSIPGTESQAALEQLQEQFPEASGAGGTIVVAAPEGEQLVTGDGQAAVLSVVAEANELPGVVGALNPFQTGSVSQDGRYALVNVQFAVPVDEVTDEQRAAYEAVGDAARDAGYQVAAGGEVMNSEPHVGSQEAIGVAIALVVLIVTFGSLVAAGMTMLNALIGVGAGMAGLFALSSVVSLTSTAPVLALMLGLAVGIDYSLFITSRHRQNMLEGLDPEEAAARAVGTAGSAVVFAGATVVIALAGLSVVGIPFLTVMGLAAAATVSVAVLVAITLQPALLGYAGRRVLPRAKRALVPATASGTAASGTAPAAHDDTENFGFRWARLMVRLRIPVILVGLVGLGTLAIPAADMRLSLPDTSAAPIGSSERTAADLISDGFGPGFNGRLLMVVSGESADATQAAASQVTGAVRGLDGVIAVAPPQTSQDGETAILAVIPTTGPTDAETEDLVQRIRGEIADLGMQPRDDDALPTVEQPAEVALTGVTAVGIDVSDKLSDAMPVYLLLVIGLSVLLLMLVFRSILVPVKAAAGFLLTVGATFGITVAVFQWGWLSNLVGLDTAGPLVSFLPILLIGILFGLAMDYEVFLVSRMREDFVHGDTAVQATINGMGHGARVVTAAALIMIAVFGGFMLLDDPVIKSMGFALAIGVLIDAFVVRMTIVPAVMSLLGKAAWWMPVFLLRILPNVDIEGEQLRHRLAAERDAELVTAGADRF is encoded by the coding sequence ATGGCCACCTTGCTATACCGGCTCGGCCGGACCGCCGTACGCAAACGACACCTGGTCGTCGCGATCTGGTTGATCGCCCTGGTGGCGCTCGGCTCGGCCGCGCTCGCCTTCCGCGGCCCGACCGCCAGTAACTTCAGCATCCCCGGCACCGAATCCCAGGCGGCGCTCGAACAGCTGCAGGAACAGTTCCCCGAAGCCAGCGGTGCCGGCGGGACCATCGTGGTCGCCGCCCCCGAAGGCGAACAGCTGGTCACCGGCGACGGCCAGGCCGCCGTACTGTCCGTCGTGGCCGAAGCCAACGAACTGCCCGGCGTGGTCGGCGCGCTTAACCCGTTCCAGACCGGATCGGTCTCCCAGGACGGCCGGTACGCGCTGGTCAACGTCCAGTTCGCCGTACCCGTCGACGAAGTCACCGACGAACAGCGAGCCGCGTACGAGGCGGTCGGCGACGCCGCCCGCGACGCCGGATACCAGGTGGCCGCCGGCGGTGAGGTGATGAACTCCGAACCGCACGTCGGCTCCCAGGAGGCGATCGGTGTCGCCATCGCCCTGGTCGTCCTGATCGTCACCTTCGGCTCGCTGGTCGCCGCCGGCATGACGATGCTCAACGCGCTGATCGGCGTCGGCGCCGGCATGGCCGGGCTCTTCGCGCTCAGCAGCGTCGTCAGCCTGACCTCGACCGCCCCGGTGCTGGCGCTGATGCTCGGCCTCGCCGTCGGCATCGACTATTCGCTGTTCATCACCTCCCGGCACCGGCAGAACATGCTGGAAGGCCTCGACCCCGAAGAGGCCGCCGCCCGGGCGGTGGGCACCGCCGGATCCGCCGTCGTCTTCGCCGGCGCCACCGTCGTCATCGCCCTCGCCGGGCTCTCCGTCGTCGGCATCCCGTTCCTCACCGTGATGGGTCTGGCCGCCGCCGCTACGGTCAGCGTCGCCGTCCTGGTCGCCATCACCCTGCAGCCGGCACTGCTCGGGTACGCCGGACGCCGGGTACTGCCGCGCGCCAAGCGGGCCCTCGTGCCAGCCACCGCGTCCGGCACCGCCGCGTCCGGCACCGCACCGGCCGCCCACGACGACACCGAGAACTTCGGCTTCCGCTGGGCCCGGCTGATGGTGCGGCTGCGGATCCCGGTCATCCTCGTCGGACTCGTCGGACTCGGCACGCTCGCGATCCCGGCCGCCGACATGCGGCTCTCGCTGCCCGACACCAGCGCCGCCCCGATCGGATCCAGCGAACGGACCGCCGCCGACCTGATCAGCGACGGATTCGGCCCCGGCTTCAACGGCCGACTGCTGATGGTCGTCTCCGGCGAATCGGCCGACGCCACCCAGGCCGCTGCCAGCCAGGTCACCGGCGCCGTACGGGGGCTCGACGGCGTGATCGCGGTGGCCCCGCCGCAGACCAGCCAGGACGGCGAGACCGCCATCCTGGCGGTCATCCCCACCACCGGGCCGACCGACGCCGAAACCGAAGACCTGGTGCAGCGGATCCGCGGCGAGATCGCGGACCTCGGCATGCAGCCCCGGGACGACGACGCGCTGCCCACCGTCGAGCAGCCGGCCGAAGTCGCGCTGACCGGCGTCACCGCCGTCGGCATCGACGTCTCCGACAAGCTCTCCGACGCGATGCCGGTCTACCTGCTGCTGGTGATCGGACTGTCGGTGCTGCTGCTGATGCTGGTGTTCCGGTCGATCCTGGTGCCGGTCAAGGCCGCCGCCGGCTTCCTGCTCACCGTCGGTGCGACGTTCGGCATCACCGTCGCGGTCTTCCAGTGGGGTTGGCTGTCCAACCTGGTGGGGTTGGACACCGCCGGACCGTTGGTCAGCTTTCTGCCGATCCTGCTGATCGGCATCCTGTTCGGCCTCGCCATGGACTACGAGGTCTTCCTGGTGTCCCGGATGCGCGAAGACTTCGTGCACGGTGACACGGCGGTGCAGGCGACGATCAACGGCATGGGGCACGGGGCCCGGGTGGTGACCGCCGCCGCGCTGATCATGATCGCGGTCTTCGGCGGGTTCATGCTCCTCGACGACCCGGTGATCAAGTCCATGGGCTTCGCCCTGGCGATCGGCGTACTGATCGACGCGTTCGTGGTCCGGATGACCATCGTCCCGGCGGTGATGTCGCTGCTCGGCAAGGCCGCCTGGTGGATGCCGGTCTTCCTGCTCCGGATCCTGCCCAACGTCGACATCGAAGGCGAGCAGCTGCGCCACCGGCTGGCCGCCGAACGCGACGCCGAACTGGTCACCGCCGGCGCCGACCGGTTCTGA
- a CDS encoding TetR/AcrR family transcriptional regulator: MTQSGRGGASRPELREQILAVAAERFAVVGFRGTSLQDIAAEVGCAKASLLYHFDSKDALLAALMNPAVADLAQLDQRLAGLDDDTARRTAIDGFIDLCLRYQRQIAVLYAEIPQMLHQPAFCDLEQKIDRLLDALSGRSGRLDDRFAALVVLAGVAAASSKHLDLDADQLRPLLAHVIDRTLGQPSSGPTDA; encoded by the coding sequence GTGACGCAGTCCGGGCGGGGCGGCGCAAGCCGACCCGAGCTACGCGAGCAGATCCTCGCCGTGGCCGCCGAACGCTTCGCGGTGGTCGGCTTCCGGGGCACCTCCCTGCAGGACATCGCCGCCGAAGTGGGCTGCGCCAAGGCATCCCTGCTCTACCACTTCGACAGCAAGGACGCGCTCCTCGCCGCCCTGATGAACCCGGCAGTCGCCGATCTTGCCCAACTCGACCAGCGACTGGCCGGACTCGACGACGACACCGCCCGCCGTACGGCGATCGACGGTTTCATCGACCTGTGCCTGCGCTACCAGCGGCAGATCGCGGTGCTGTACGCCGAGATCCCGCAGATGCTGCACCAACCCGCTTTCTGCGACCTGGAACAGAAGATCGACCGGCTGCTCGACGCCCTCAGCGGTCGGTCCGGACGCCTCGACGACCGGTTCGCCGCCCTGGTGGTGCTGGCCGGCGTCGCCGCCGCCAGCTCCAAACACCTCGACCTCGACGCCGACCAACTCCGTCCGCTGCTGGCCCACGTGATCGACCGGACCCTCGGCCAGCCGAGCAGTGGCCCCACCGACGCCTAG